The region tggcgctctctcctctaacctctggcgctctctcctctaacctctggTTGCCggctctctcctctaacctctggTTGCCggctctctcctctaacctctggCGCTCTCCTCTAGCCTCTGGTTGCCggctctctcctctaacctctggcgctctctcctctaacctctggcgctctctcctctaacctctggcgctctctcctctaacctctggcgctctctcctctaacctctggcgctctctcctctaacctctggACTACCTACCTGGAGCTGCTGTAGCTGGGATGCTGAAGGACCTGAACTCAGCTGGCCGCCCGCCGACCTACGCACCCCCGACAACTGGGAGAGAAGCTCTGTGTGGGGAGAGAGATTGAGTTGTAAAAGTAATTCAGCCCTAACCAGACCGTGAGAGATATGGTGTTTCCTAACAGGAGTCAATCATATCAAATccatgtttatttgtcacgtacacagtATGTATAAAATGGTACTATCAACAGGACTAGAAGAATGAAGTTAGTGATGTAtctacactgccttcagaaaaatattcacacccctggactttgtccctttgttgttgttgtgttacagagtGGGATTacctgtaactaggccactcaggaacattccatGTCGTCTTGGTAACCAACTCATGTATACACTTTGTGTttttaggctattgtcctgctgaagagtgaatttgtctcccggtgtctggtggaaagcagactgaaccattttttcctctaggatttagcctgtgcttagctctattgaGACCCACAGTgcaggtgtcataatacccataaaacctaccggtcaaacagggaaatggttccaattgtttttccccaTAGCTGATTTTAGAGACACTTAAAAGGGCTGTTTCTTGTGTATATACACCGTACCctggcatgacgttttgataaccatgtaaatctctctcgggcAAGGTGGTACTctccgtttattttttatcttcaaaaactccctagtcctagccgatgacaagcatacccataacatgatgcagccatcaccatCCTTGataatatgaagagtggtactcagtgatgtgtttgccccaaacataatgctttgtattcaggacataacgtTAATTTCTTCGCAGTTTTACTTTTGTGCCTTAATGcaaacaggcttccttcttttcacgctgtaatttaggttagtattgtagagtaactacaatgttgttgatccatcctcagttctctcctataacagccattaaactctgttttaaaagtcaccactggcctcatggtgaaatctctgaacagtttccttcctctccggcaactaagttagaaaggacgcctgtatctttgtagtgactgtgtgtattgatactccattcaaagtgtaattaaataACTACACCGCGCTTTAaatgggatattcaatgtctgcttattTTCTTTTACCCATCTACCTATAGGTTGCCTTCTTTGTgaagcattggaaaacatccctggtctttgtgcttcaattcactgctcgactgagggatcttagagataattgtgtgtgtgtgtggggtagtcatttaaaaatcatgttacacacagtgagtccatgcaacttgtgaaGCACATTTTTTTACTCCTTAACTTACGCTGATCAACAATATAAAACGTTCAGTAAGTACCCATATATAGTGTTGGCCCCATTTTAATCAAATATTTTTCAAATATTGTACACAACTTTCTTcacatccctgtttgtgagcatttcttctttgcctagataatccatccacttcacaggtgtggcatatcaagaagctgattaaaacagcatgataaattacacaggtgcaccttgtgctggcgacaataaaaggccactaaaatgtgcagttttgtcccaCGCCGCCACAGaagtcaagttttgagggagtgtgcaattggcatgctgactgcaggaatgtccaacagaacGTTCATTTCCCTACCagaagccgcctccaacgtcattttagagaatttggcagtacatccaaccagcctcacaaccacaatcaacccaggacctccacatccaggttcttcacctgcgggatcgtctgagggtGGTAAACTaagaagtatttctgtctgtaatatcGCCATTTTGTGGGGTAAAAAGCTCATTCTGATCAGCTGGACCTGGACTCCaaatgggtgggcctatgcccacccatTTAAAGGGGTTAAGGACTtagaagacatttcagctttaaatcaatttgtaaacattttttaaaaacacaaTTCTACTGACATTATGGGGGTAATggtcagtagctaggtttcaaTCCAAATGGTGACACATTTTCATGTGAATCAGCAAGTCTGTTTTTTAAAAAAcacaacattcaacaatttcaaagattttaattgagttacagttcactaggaatacagatatgcatctgctggtttaataataataataataataatgtaggggtctggatcagaaaaccagtcagtatctggtgtgatcaccatttgccttatgcagcgtgacacatctccttcacatagagttgatcaggctgttgattgtggcctgtggaatgttgtcccactcctcttcaatggttgtgcgaagttgctggatattggcgggaactggaaccaCGCTGCCGTaaacgtcgatccagagcatcccgaacatgctcaacgggtgacatatctggtgagtatgcaggccacggaagaactgggacattttcagcatccaggaattgtgtacagatccttgcgacctgggaccgtgcattatcatgctgaaacatgaggtgatggaggaggatgaatggcacgacaatgggcctcaggatctaatcacggtatctctgtgcattcaaattgtaattgatcaaatgcaattgtgttcgttgtccgtagtttatgcctgcccatatcataaccccaccacgggcactctgttcacaactttgacatcaacaaaccactcgcccacacaacaccatacacgttGTCTGCCCGgtagttgaaaccgggattcatttccatgaagagcacactaccccagcgtgccagtggccatcgaacgtgagcatttgcccactgaagtcggttacgaccccaaactgcagtcaggtcaagaccctggtgaggacgacgagcacgcagatggtttctgaccgtttgtgcagaaattcttcgattgtgcaaacccagtttcatcagttgtccgggtggctggtctcagacgaagaagaagccggatgttgaggtcctaggctggagtggttacacatggtttccggttgtgaggccggttggacgtactaccaaattctcaaACAcaattggaggcggcttatggtagagaaattaacattaaattctctggcaacagctctgttggacattcttgcagtcagcatgccaattgcacactctttcaaaacttcagacatctgtgacattgtgttataTGACAAAACTTGCATATTTTTGTGtcctttaattgtccccagcacaaggtgcacctgtgtaacgaccatgccgtttaatcagcttcttgatatgccacacctgtcaggtggatggattatcttggcaaatgagaaatgctcattaaaaGGAATGCAAACAAATttgtttttgtgcgtatggaacatttctgggatattttatttcatttcatttcatttcattttatttcatttcatgggaccaacacttttaaTAGTGTGTTTTATATTTTCGTTCCGTTTCCGTTTCCGTTCTGTCGTGATATCTTTTATCCGGCATGTACTTCACACGCATAAAACATTTGGCCGGAAACCTGactagtgacacaaaatctccatttaatccattttaaattcaggctgtaacacaacaggtagaaacagtcaaggggtgtgaatacattctgaaggcgcTGTCATAAAGAGGCCCTGTATGTACACAACAGGATGTACATTTTtcagtcattaaaaaaaaaaaaaaaaacacatcaggCATTGAACCAATCAGGATAACTTGTGTTACCGTCTAGACTGGTCTACAAGggtcttgggtgggtgggtgtgttaccgtctagactggtcttacaagggtcttgggtgggtgggtgtgtgtgttaccgtctagactggtctacaagggtcttgggtgggtgtgtgtgttaccgtctagactggtctacaagggtcttgggtgggtgggtgtgttaccgtctagactggtctacaagggtcttgggtgggtgggtgtgttaccgtctagactggtctacaagggtcttgggtgggtgggtgtgttaccgtctagactggtctacaagggtcttgggtgggtgggtgtgtgtgttaccgtctagactggtctacaagggtcttgggtgggtgggtgtgttaccgtctagactggtctacaagggtcttgggtgggtgggtgtgttaccgtctagactggtctacaagggtcttgggtgggtgggtgtgttaccgtctagactggtctacaagggtcttgggtgggtgggtgtgttaccgtctagactggtctacaagggtcttgggtgggtgggtgtgttaccgtctagactggtctacaagggtcttgggtgggtgggtgtgttaccgtctagactggtctacaagggtcttgggtgggtgggtgtgttaccgtctagactggtctacaagggtcttgggtgggtgggtgtgttaccgtctagactggtctacaagggtcttgggtgggtgggtgtgttaccgtctagactggtctacaagggtcttgggtgggtgggtgtgttaccgtctagactggtctacaagggtcttgggtgggtgggtgtgttactgtctagactggtctacaagggccttgggtgggtgggtgggtgtgttactGTCTAGACTGGTCTTACAAGggtcttgggtgggtgggtgtgtgtgttaccgtctagactggtctacaagggtcttgggtgggtgggtgtgttaccgtctagactggtcttacaagggtcttgggtgggtgggtgtgtgtgttaccgtctagactggtctacaagggtcttgggtgggtgggtgtgttaccgtctagactggtctacaagggtcttgggtgggtgggtgtgtgtgttaccgtctagactggtctacaagggtcttgggtgggtgggtgtgttaccgtctagactggtctacaagggtcttgggtgggtgggtgtgttactgtctagactggtctacaagggtcttgggtgggtgggtgtgttaccgtctagactggtctacaagggtcttgggtgggtgggtgtgttaccgtctagactggtctacaagggtcttgggtgggtgggtgtgttaccgtctagactggtctacaagggtcttgggtgggtgggtgtgttaccgtctagactggtctacaagggtcttgggtgggtgggtgtgttaccgtctagactggtctacaagggtcttgggtgggtgggtgtgttaccgtctagactggtctacaagggtcttgggtgggtgggtgtgttaccgtctagactggtctacaagggtcttgggtgggtgggtgtgttaccgtctagactggtctacaagggtcttgggtgggtgggtgtgttactgtctagactggtctacaagggccttgggtgggtgggtgggtgtgttactgtctagactggtctacaagggtcttgggtgggtgggtgggtgtgttactgtctagactggtctacaagggtcttgggtgggtgggtgtgttaccgtctagactggtctacaagggccttgggtgggtgggtgtgttactgtctagactggtctacaagggtcttgggtgggtgggtgtgttactGTCTAGACTGGTCTTACAAGGGTCTTGGGTAGGTGGGTGTGTTACTGTCTAGACTGGTCTACAAGGGtcatgggtgggtgggtgtgttaccgtctagactggtctacaagggtcatgggtgggtgggtgtgttactgtctagactggtctacaagggtcttgggtgggtgggtgtgttactgtctagactggtctacaagggtcttgggtgggtgggtgtgttactGTCTAGACTGGTCTACAAGGGTCATGGGTAGGTGGGTGTGTTACTGTCTAGACTGGTCTACAAGggtcttgggtgggtgggtgtgtgtgttaccgtctagactggtctacaagggtcttgggtgggtgtgtgtgttaccgtctagactggtctacaagggtcttgggtgggtgggtgtgttaccgtctagactggtctacaagggtcttgggtgggtgggtgtgttaccgtctagactggtctacaagggtcttgggtgggtgggtgtgttaccgtctagactggtctacaagggtcttgggtgggtgggtgtgtgtgttaccgtctagactggtctacaagggtcttgggtgggtgggtgtgttaccgtctagactggtctacaagggtcttgggtgggtgggtgtgttactgtctagactggtctacaagggtcttgggtgggtgggtgtgttaccgtctagactggtctacaagggtcttgggtgggtgggtgtgttaccgtctagactggtctacaagggtcttgggtgggtgggtgtgttaccgtctagactggtctacaagggtcttgggtgggtgggtgtgttaccgtctagactggtctacaagggtcttgggtgggtgggtgtgttaccgtctagactggtctacaagggtcttgggtgggtgggtgtgttaccgtctagactggtctacaagggtcttgggtgggtgggtgtgttaccgtctagactggtctacaagggtcttgggtgggtgggtgtgttaccgtctagactggtctacaagggtcttgggtgggtgggtgtgttaccgtctagactggtctacaagggtcttgggtgggtgggtgtgttaccgtctagactggtctacaagggtcttgggtgggtgggtgtgtgtgttactgtctagactggtctacaagggccttgggtgggtgggtgggtgtgttactGTCTAGACTGGTCTTACAAGggtcttgggtgggtgggtgtgtgtgttaccgtctagactggtctacaagggtcttgggtgggtgggtgtgttaccgtctagactggtcttacaagggtcttgggtgggtgggtgtgtgtgttaccgtctagactggtctacaagggtcttgggtgggtgggtgtgttaccgtctagactggtctacaagggtcttgggtgggtgggtgtgtgtgttaccgtctagactggtctacaagggtcttgggtgggtgggtgtgttaccgtctagactggtctacaagggtcttgggtgggtgggtgtgttactgtctagactggtctacaagggtcttgggtgggtgggtgtgttaccgtctagactggtctacaagggtcttgggtgggtgggtgtgttaccgtctagactggtctacaagggtcttgggtgggtgggtgtgttaccgtctagactggtctacaagggtcttgggtgggtgggtgtgttaccgtctagactggtctacaagggtcttgggtgggtgggtgtgttaccgtctagactggtctacaagggtcttgggtgggtgggtgtgttaccgtctagactggtctacaagggtcttgggtgggtgggtgtgttaccgtctagactggtctacaagggtcttgggtgggtgggtgtgttaccgtctagactggtctacaagggtcttgggtgggtgggtgtgttactgtctagactggtctacaagggccttgggtgggtgggtgggtgtgttactgtctagactggtctacaagggtcttgggtgggtgggtgtgttactgtctagactggtctacaagggtcttgggtgggtgggtgtgttaccgtctagactggtctacaagggccttgggtgggtgggtgtgttactgtctagactggtctacaagggtcttgggtgggtgggtgtgttactGTCTAGACTGGTCTTACAAGGGTCTTGGGTAGGTGGGTGTGTTACTGTCTAGACTGGTCTACAAGGGtcatgggtgggtgggtgtgttaccgtctagactggtctacaagggtcatgggtgggtgggtgtgttactgtctagactggtctacaagggtcttgggtgggtgggtgtgttactgtctagactggtctacaagggtcttgggtgggtgggtgtgttactGTCTAGACTGGTCTACAAGGGTCATGGGTAGGTGGGTGTGTTACTGTCTAGACTGGTCTACAAGggtcttgggtgggtgggtgtgttactgtctagactggtctacaagggtcatgggtgggtgggtgtgttactgtctagactggtctacaagggtcttgggtgggtgggtgacaCCGTGCATGTTCTCTTGACAaatctgctgtgtctctctctctatgatgtagtcagagctctgtgtgtgtgtcctaccagCTATAGGATCCATGGCCTCCCTGTTGTAGTTGGAGCTCTGTGTAGAGGTCTGTGTGGTAGAGCTCCCCCCGGAGGTTGAGGAGGTGAAGTGCATGTTGGATCGACGAGCCCTCGGCCCCCCTAGACCCCGACCCGGGTGGAACATCCTACGCACGTGCCGCACCCCGCTCGACTCATCGTGGAGCAACACCGTCAAGGAACATCATGGGCACGtcatgaaatacacacacacagtctctctatGCCCAGAACTAAAAACACACTCACAAGAGGCTAAACGGCAACACACATcagacagacagcaacagagaCAGAGTTTGTTGCAGTACCCAGTGGTGATCAGCGGATGGCCCTGTGGTTCTTGATGAGCTTTACACTGACATGTTGTTTCCCTGTGGAGGTTTTCCATGTTACATAGTAGACCTTCAGTGGAAAGCCCCACAATTGGAGCATTACATTGtaagagtaaagtagagtagtaTTCTGTTTGCCTGTAAAAATGATATCAAGTTTCTGAGTTAGGGTTAGCCTGAGTGGACTGCAGAGCAGACAGTAGTAGACCAatcaatcacattttattttatatCGCCCCTTTTTAACCAGAATGCATTGCAGTTACAGTCTAGATTCCAAAGCAGAAACGAAAGCACAGTTGAAaggggagaagaaaaaaatcacCAAGAGGAACCAGGTTCAGAAGGGTAAAGGATATCAAGTCTCTGGGGGCTCTGTGTTCAAGTGTGAGATGAGCAGCGAAGTCGTCAGTCACGTGATTAGGGTCCCCGCCGGGCAGCGAAGCACATATGGGACAgatctgcagaggagaaggagaggacacaAGCCCATCTGAGCATGCTCCACATCTAATGCATTTCAacacactgttttttttttggggggggggggggggggggggggggttgttcatTTTACTGAACATGGCTGCTGGATGTTGATTTGGGGACTTTTTTGCCCCTCCCTCCTGTCTGGAAAACAATCTAGAGGAAGCACTGGTCTCTTTCCCACTGCAGAGATTTACACTGGTGCTTGGCCTAAAGACTTGCGTTTCCATGCCCGGGTCCAAGAAAAGCAGAGGTTAGACTTACCACCTCTGAGGAGGTCTCCGTGTGCTCTGCAGCAACGTGCTCCTGAAGGGAGGTCTCCGTGTAGCCCATCCTGCCACAGTAGGGACAGGTAAAGGCCTGTGGCTGCTCCACTGACAAGGCCTCTCCTCCATAATATAGGTCTATAGTAAGACAGACAAGAGTGGGGGGACAGGGTTAGACAGTAAGGACAAGTGAAAGCAGGAACTGCTCAACAGAAGGCCTCTCCTCCATAATAGGGGTCTGGAAGGACAGAATCAGTGCAGGCAGAATCAACGTGCTATCTGACCGAAAGACAATCTGTTTTCAGGGTGTTTAGTTGTGGTGTTTGTCTTTTACGTCTCCCGTCTGGTTAATAGCTATGTACTTACCGAAGTCGACCCTGGTTAGTATGCACTGCATGGCGTGTTCTGTTGTGTGCCTGGTGGTCGTGGCTCCGCCCTCGTAGCACGACGCACACAGGTCGTAGTCGTAGCAAATTAAACACTTGTACCGCCGCCCCCGGAAGTTACCCTTCAAACACGCATCGCAGCTCACACCTGGGGAAAGACAATTCACAGACGGACCATTTTGACCAATACCCTGTCCTATAACCCCACAACACACAAGTCAGAGTATTAGAATAGATCACACGGATAGGGGTGTTGGTCAAACACACAGCAACAAAGACAACACGTTGCAGCATTTAGCTAGCTATAATACACAACCAGCACATTGGCATAACACTCATAACATGAACTAGCCTATTAGCTACACAAACACAGCAGGTTCACATTTCCAGTGTCCATGTGACTAATCCAACAAAAAAAGATGCTGAACTGCATTGGCCAATATAGCTGCAACTCTGGTGCAGAATTGATAGCCGGTGTTATTTAAGACGATGAAAGACTGACATGAATGTAAAATATGTGTAAATGCATTGACCCAGCATGGACAGCTATCTCAccgacctttttttttttttaaggcaggCAATTGCACGACTGGCTCTGTGCAGAACTGATGGCCCTTTTGTTATTTAAGACTGGCAtgaatttaaaataaaatgtgtaaaTTATTTACCCATCTAGATAGCCATCTATGCGGACCACCGACGTTTGAGGACATGCAGCTGATTTAGACTACAACAGTCgtgctatataaaataaaatgcTAAGCTAAAGCTAACTCTGCACAGCGACTCAACACAGCTTGGTCAACATAGTTAACTACCTATAGTTTGTATAACTAGCCGGTTCAGAAGCGGGTTCTCACTAGCTAACTccttttttaaaaaaatgtatgttttggtggatatttaaaaaaaattattaaaCAACAACCCCATGCTAAATATCTAAAGCGCTAACTAGCTACTGATGAAGGCCTCGGTTACAAGGCCTCGTCCAAAAGGCTACTTTGATGACAGTGCAAAGAAAACAAGAATAAAAACTAGCCAGGACACTTTTTCCCAAAGGTGATGTTTTGACAAGACACGATAATGAATACATTTCCATGTATAAAATgttgttttcccccctcattttGTTGCCGTAAACCTAGTAAAACTAGCTCGCTAGTAGTTAACTCACGACAGGTTATAAAAATAACATAAAAAGAGAGCTAAACTCTCCAGTTACCTAGTTATCTAGTTTAGCAACCTAGGTGCTATCCAACTAGGTTAACTACCGTACGAATTAGTTTAATTAAGTCTGGAAAATGGGAACTGTTTTCTTGGGCAGTGCCATTGCGCCCCAACTAACGTTAGTAAGTTACCAAGATACGTTTAAGTGTTTTAGCTATAACAATATACAAAATAAAGCACAGGAACGAGATAAAGTGGGTAAAATGTATAGCGGCAGCCATTCTAGTACAGCGTTCATTACAAAATACACGAAGACCTTCATGTAACGTTAGTTAGCCAGCAATCGTTTCGCTGCGGTCTCTCGTCCAGCACTTTGTCtttctgtgtgggttattaaaCTTCTTACCTTCATGACGGGACATCCTATGGACATTAACACAGCCCCCCTTACGGGCTCACTCTGGCTTGAACCACGCAATTTAATATCGGCTGGAGAATAGAAGCCGGGGCTGGATGTCCCTGGCCTCTTCCTCATGAAGGATCCGGTTTGGCACAGTGACAGTGTCTTCTCCGCCGCCTGCTTGCTGTGTCACCGTCCAATGCGCCGGAGAAACGCCAGAGGGCACTGTTGTCCACATACTGCTACtcaaaatcaaactttatttaaaacaAGTGTAACTTAGATTTTACCGTGAAAAGCTTActttacgagcccttaaccaacagtgcagttgaaGAAGAGGTTAaacaatatttaccaaataaacaaaataataataaaaagtaacacaaaatatcaataacgaggctatgtacatacagggggtaccgggtcaatgtgcaggttagtcgaggtaatttgtacaagtaggtaggggtgaagtgactatgcacagatagcagcagcagtggtgtaCAAAACTGACTGTCCCCATCAGTTTTAGTGAGATCCAGAAAGTTGAAGATCATTTAATGCATTTCTATAACATTTCAAAActctaaaatgctatttggagaacagcaaaaacaaaGCAAAAATTACCCCAGCCATTATCTCATTGGTTGCTGTggcttcattcacctcagtcgatCTACAAACGCATAGCCTGTTAGCTATACAATTGGCCGCTACACACATTTTTATTAACAAAGGGCAAACAAATAAGTTTGCTTTACAGAACTTTTGTTTGGTGCAATTTTACAGCAAATTCCCggcaattctacccattttgctCTGGAACTTTGGCGACATCTAAGTGTTTTTgaaacctcccgctttgggctgggtgtgtcaatgtgtagttcatac is a window of Oncorhynchus mykiss isolate Arlee chromosome 11, USDA_OmykA_1.1, whole genome shotgun sequence DNA encoding:
- the LOC110536467 gene encoding E3 ubiquitin-protein ligase KCMF1 isoform X1, which codes for MSRHEGQGIGQNGPSVNCLSPGVSCDACLKGNFRGRRYKCLICYDYDLCASCYEGGATTTRHTTEHAMQCILTRVDFDLYYGGEALSVEQPQAFTCPYCGRMGYTETSLQEHVAAEHTETSSEVICPICASLPGGDPNHVTDDFAAHLTLEHRAPRDLDESSGVRHVRRMFHPGRGLGGPRARRSNMHFTSSTSGGSSTTQTSTQSSNYNREAMDPIAELLSQLSGVRRSAGGQLSSGPSASQLQQLQMQLQLERQQTQAARQQLETARSATQRSSRTSTNAGLNANPSPGHHNANPSSNSTSPNPGHHEFTTHTQHSNSQFLLNRLSEPRLSEAERQLSEGQWADRSLFVTELLLSTLLADPDHSEDDDLHDYHDAVIRGSDAFSDFGTFGDMGCVEVMTLDVALENLNLREQKEQRPPPL
- the LOC110536467 gene encoding E3 ubiquitin-protein ligase KCMF1 isoform X2, with translation MSRHEGVSCDACLKGNFRGRRYKCLICYDYDLCASCYEGGATTTRHTTEHAMQCILTRVDFDLYYGGEALSVEQPQAFTCPYCGRMGYTETSLQEHVAAEHTETSSEVICPICASLPGGDPNHVTDDFAAHLTLEHRAPRDLDESSGVRHVRRMFHPGRGLGGPRARRSNMHFTSSTSGGSSTTQTSTQSSNYNREAMDPIAELLSQLSGVRRSAGGQLSSGPSASQLQQLQMQLQLERQQTQAARQQLETARSATQRSSRTSTNAGLNANPSPGHHNANPSSNSTSPNPGHHEFTTHTQHSNSQFLLNRLSEPRLSEAERQLSEGQWADRSLFVTELLLSTLLADPDHSEDDDLHDYHDAVIRGSDAFSDFGTFGDMGCVEVMTLDVALENLNLREQKEQRPPPL